In a single window of the bacterium genome:
- a CDS encoding bacteriohemerythrin, which translates to MNWESEWTASYSVGVASLDFQHKEIFRILQDLYNIDGSASREILDDVLTRLTAYAQGHFEEEELLMAQAGYPGLAAHRAEHTAYIAAVAGFCAELEDGGESVLLELKHYLRQWWLVHILHLDMQYKQALSQASSSALPPSGTRPPSAPWSPCSRACTPWRPSSARRA; encoded by the coding sequence ATGAATTGGGAATCGGAGTGGACAGCGTCGTACAGCGTGGGTGTTGCGAGTCTGGATTTCCAACACAAGGAGATTTTCCGAATTCTGCAAGATCTGTATAATATTGATGGTTCGGCAAGTCGGGAGATACTGGATGACGTCTTGACGCGATTGACAGCGTACGCGCAGGGGCACTTCGAGGAGGAAGAGCTGCTGATGGCTCAGGCTGGCTATCCGGGGCTGGCTGCGCACCGGGCTGAGCACACGGCCTATATTGCGGCGGTGGCTGGGTTCTGCGCAGAGCTGGAGGATGGTGGCGAATCGGTGTTGCTTGAGCTGAAGCACTACCTGCGGCAGTGGTGGCTGGTGCACATCCTGCATTTGGACATGCAGTACAAACAAGCGCTTTCCCAGGCAAGTAGCAGCGCATTGCCGCCATCGGGCACACGTCCACCGTCAGCGCCCTGGAGTCCCTGCTCACGCGCTTGCACGCCCTGGAGGCCCAGTTCGGCGCGGCGCGCGTGA